In Stieleria varia, one genomic interval encodes:
- a CDS encoding tetratricopeptide repeat protein: MRFLCFVAAVGCFVGSAVTSVLSAQDPNPPAGQPAVQPANNNTVEHREIRDFFQRFQETTKDETAEKLMEFYDFDAMVQAIVELADVPLPPPGQAQMAVALRNQVQTQLTTLGVTWLRHKIVSTDFDQQRTRAEVFIRNWTESHGTSREIFVLQKIGGQWKIVDYNDLSMDVSMVSFTAAVMRDASQANAPVEMLQAVRGLLASMMAAAQEDTYQSVNELDQIRGYRLPHSMEGIRWKLAAAVYTAWDAAEAIECLDKVDAFGASAPFATYVRSNAYLILERYELAAKYAQQYLDEFGADADASLVLAAALEELGRTDEAIAAYKAAVTDTPENVESLVQLITLLPVQRKEEWTPLFQNTPIPEEAFELISDSLILAEKPDVLQILIDEMAAIDPQAQLIDFYRASVLHMRGQTDAAIDALQELIRKTDEASDWLSWFEYTLCEWVSDDVSRSGSDLVSVYSQCSDKETAFEWFLSADENDDATDAVRNQINEMIKLHLQEFGDDPNAHRNIAWRAFRLKDYETAKTEFRTAISLIPDDEEHEYDLAETRSELISCYIEQDQYAQAYRELEPKEEVFSILVEELDADDPTYQQLLKLHRETDPTNPRFVIEDATEAYQSGDYEKTLDLVGASLKRSGSEQNDTWQEMPLRRLQIRALAQLKRFDEALLAARQAGVEHRDYYRAIIYAVKGDRERFENAFVLSIGDETYYAREDYDDLDEIPEGWIGDTDTTSATPDASQRAFDRDFEIRRLILLLSEPRNVDAGRVLDAASDMGLQLFAIEPQRVTTDEDEYVCQWNGNACTLAIDGCRYFVHSGNTPFLEDREGSNFLIESDEVREAYAKHNAWIAIDIYTWPQNAQAGHPIAIPPQAEKRLCELAKRLAQDVALVAIHIDTEQIAKCDEAFFDKLLSNDPITAFQNEIVEP, translated from the coding sequence ATGCGTTTTTTATGTTTCGTGGCCGCGGTGGGGTGTTTTGTGGGCTCGGCTGTCACTTCGGTCTTGTCGGCGCAGGACCCGAATCCGCCCGCGGGCCAGCCCGCGGTTCAGCCGGCGAATAACAACACAGTGGAGCATCGCGAAATCCGCGACTTCTTTCAGCGTTTCCAGGAAACCACCAAGGATGAGACCGCTGAGAAGCTGATGGAGTTCTACGACTTTGACGCCATGGTCCAAGCCATCGTGGAACTGGCCGACGTCCCGTTGCCGCCGCCCGGGCAAGCCCAAATGGCAGTCGCACTCCGCAATCAAGTTCAAACCCAACTCACAACGTTGGGCGTGACTTGGCTGCGTCACAAGATCGTCAGCACCGACTTTGATCAACAGAGGACACGTGCGGAAGTCTTCATCCGCAACTGGACAGAGTCTCACGGCACCTCTCGCGAAATCTTCGTGCTCCAAAAAATCGGCGGCCAATGGAAGATCGTCGATTACAACGATCTCTCCATGGATGTCTCCATGGTCAGCTTCACCGCCGCCGTGATGCGAGACGCCAGTCAAGCCAATGCTCCCGTGGAAATGCTCCAAGCTGTTCGTGGCTTGCTTGCCTCCATGATGGCAGCCGCACAAGAAGACACCTACCAAAGCGTCAATGAACTCGATCAAATCCGCGGATACCGCTTGCCCCATTCGATGGAGGGCATCCGGTGGAAACTCGCTGCGGCAGTGTACACTGCATGGGATGCGGCGGAGGCGATTGAGTGCCTGGACAAAGTCGATGCGTTTGGCGCCAGCGCCCCCTTTGCAACTTACGTCCGCAGCAATGCGTATCTCATCTTGGAACGCTATGAACTCGCCGCCAAATATGCCCAGCAATACTTGGACGAATTCGGTGCCGACGCAGACGCTTCGCTCGTCCTGGCCGCTGCGTTAGAAGAACTCGGCCGAACCGACGAAGCCATCGCGGCATACAAGGCCGCCGTCACGGACACCCCGGAAAATGTCGAGAGCCTGGTCCAGTTGATCACGCTCCTGCCGGTCCAACGCAAAGAGGAATGGACACCTCTCTTTCAGAACACGCCCATACCGGAGGAAGCGTTCGAACTCATCAGCGACTCGTTGATCCTTGCCGAGAAACCCGACGTCCTACAAATCCTGATCGACGAGATGGCGGCGATCGATCCTCAAGCTCAACTCATCGACTTCTACCGCGCATCCGTGCTCCACATGCGCGGCCAGACCGACGCAGCCATCGATGCCTTGCAGGAGTTGATTCGCAAGACTGACGAAGCATCCGATTGGCTCTCTTGGTTTGAATACACTCTGTGTGAGTGGGTGTCAGACGATGTTTCCCGGTCGGGCAGCGATCTGGTCAGTGTTTACAGCCAGTGCTCAGACAAAGAAACAGCATTTGAATGGTTCTTGAGCGCCGACGAAAATGACGACGCAACGGATGCGGTTCGAAATCAGATCAACGAAATGATCAAACTGCATCTGCAAGAGTTTGGCGATGATCCCAATGCTCATCGAAACATCGCGTGGAGAGCTTTTCGCCTGAAGGACTACGAAACAGCCAAAACCGAATTCCGGACGGCCATCAGTCTCATTCCCGACGATGAAGAGCACGAGTACGATCTCGCAGAGACACGTAGCGAATTGATCTCCTGCTACATTGAGCAGGATCAATACGCCCAGGCATACCGCGAGTTGGAGCCCAAAGAAGAGGTGTTCTCCATCTTGGTGGAAGAACTCGATGCCGATGACCCGACCTATCAGCAACTGCTGAAGCTTCATCGCGAAACCGATCCCACCAATCCGCGTTTCGTCATCGAAGACGCAACCGAAGCCTATCAGTCGGGGGACTATGAAAAGACGCTCGACTTGGTCGGGGCGTCGCTTAAACGATCCGGCTCAGAACAAAATGATACCTGGCAAGAGATGCCGCTCCGGCGACTGCAGATACGTGCTCTGGCCCAACTGAAGCGATTCGATGAAGCGTTGCTTGCCGCTCGGCAAGCCGGTGTCGAGCATCGCGACTACTATCGCGCGATCATTTATGCCGTCAAAGGGGACAGGGAGCGCTTCGAAAACGCGTTTGTACTCTCCATCGGTGACGAAACCTACTACGCTCGCGAGGACTATGATGACCTCGATGAAATCCCCGAGGGTTGGATCGGCGACACAGACACCACCAGCGCCACACCCGATGCCAGCCAAAGGGCATTTGACAGAGATTTCGAAATCCGCCGATTGATCCTACTGCTCTCAGAACCACGTAATGTGGATGCCGGGCGGGTTCTGGATGCGGCGAGCGACATGGGACTGCAACTCTTTGCGATCGAGCCGCAAAGGGTCACCACCGACGAAGACGAGTACGTCTGTCAATGGAATGGTAACGCGTGTACTCTCGCCATCGATGGCTGCCGGTACTTCGTACACAGTGGCAACACGCCGTTCTTGGAGGACCGCGAAGGCTCTAATTTCTTGATCGAGTCTGACGAAGTACGAGAAGCCTACGCAAAGCACAACGCATGGATCGCAATCGACATTTACACGTGGCCACAAAATGCTCAGGCAGGCCATCCGATCGCGATCCCACCGCAGGCTGAAAAGCGATTGTGCGAACTCGCCAAGAGGCTCGCCCAGGACGTCGCTTTGGTGGCCATCCACATCGACACCGAGCAAATCGCAAAGTGCGACGAAGCCTTCTTTGACAAGCTACTCAGCAACGATCCCATCACAGCCTTCCAAAACGAAATCGTTGAGCCGTGA